A window of Pyrus communis chromosome 3, drPyrComm1.1, whole genome shotgun sequence genomic DNA:
CACTGCTTGCCGGAGTTTCCGATCCAGGCGTATGGCAGAGTGTAGCCCACCATGGAGGGGAAGGTGAAGTAATGGAAACCACAAACGGCTCGACAAAAGTCCTGAACGGTGACGTCCTCGGAAGTGAGGATTAGGTAGACGCCGTGCTTGTGATCGACGGGGAAGGGGGCGGATCGGACGGCGGAGGCGATGACCTGCTGGACTGAGAGGCGGGTGAGGTGATTCCCCTGGGAGTACTTCATGTCGGAGTACTGGCCGGCGACGACTACGGCGCGTGAGACGTTGGCGCCGGTCTGGTCGGTGTACAGGGAGACAGTTTGCCACCACTCGGCGacggagggggagggggagggggagacGGAGGGAGCGGCGGAAATGGAGTGGATGAAGTCGGTGATGAGGAGCTTCTGGGGCGCGGCCCACTTGCCGTACCAGATGAGGTAGATGTTGATGGGGGAGGAGGAGAGGACGGGGCCCATGTGGTAGCGGAGGTCGACGAGGTTGGAGGAGCCTTCGAATTTCTTATTGGAGGAGAGGGTGCGGGGAGGGAGCTTGGGGTTGAAGAGCTCGTGAGTGTTCAGGGTTTGGACGGAGGGAGTGGCGGCGGCATTGGCGAagacggtggtggtggtgaggaggaggaggcggagGAGGTGGGAGGTGAAATTGGTGAGCGGCATTGTTGGGGTGCGGGAGATGGAGAATTGGAGAGGGGAAGGGAGGAGAGGGGGTATATAAAGTTGAGAGTGAGAATTGGAGTGGGGATTGGGCTGGAGACAGCTGCAACCTCTGTGGGCACaggagacagagagagagagagagcgcgcgATATTTACTGTCAGTGAGTGAGAGTGGGTGTGTCactgtctgtctctctctctcctgtctGTACTGGAAAACCGGAAATCGGCATTTTGAGCggtgagtttttgttttccttctgtttttaaatttttcaacACGAAGAGAATATGTGAGACAAAAATAATGTGTAATTTGCTGCAAATTTTTGTTCCTAAAGAAATGTATTGTCTCTAATGAGAGTCTTTACACAATAAATCCGAAATTTAAGGTTTATATAATTGAAACCGTTGATCTCTAACAATTTAAAAGTAACAAAATCCATAATCAGTATGCACCGTTGATTGCAATAGTTCACAAAAAATTCAGTGAAGCAGCATGTTGCGGGGCCCACGCCTATAGCTGTGTTAGCAGTTGTCGGGCGAGTACATAGAAACTACGTCTGAGGATTTTTATACTCACAATGGGCTCCACTCTTTGCACAACAACTCAGTCTCTAAGAAGTCCTTGATCGTGAGGATTTTTATACATACTTCGGCTAGGATCTAAACCTATAgttaggcctcgtttggcaggtCGGATTGTACTGATTATTTCTGTCGGATAAGATAAATAGTCACCGGATAATACTGATTAAATTAGTCGGGTATTTGATGCAGTATCGGACTagtgaccgtattatttatactgtgtttgatattatactagataggaggaattaaacttaaaaaacaaaacaaaaaatttaaaaagtgaaatcatttttttgtttccagatctctccgcaccccccaaacaccctccctctctctcccttcgtcttccccgactgcagaagaatcccaaataattgttccccagctctctccgccacaccccccaaactccctccctttctctcccatattcttcttccccgactaaataatccgggcgttttggttggttttattaagcgggTGTATACCGTGTTATCCTATCCGACCAGTTAAATTAATCTGGCGCTTATTTAATACGAGTGAACGCCAAACACCCGAGTCCGTATAACTAATCCTATCCGATTCTTTATCCGATCTGCCAAACAGGGCCTTATTGTTTTTAGATCCATTGGTACACCTTGGACATCATATATGAGAGCTGTATGGTTGTAGAGACCAGATATATAGCACCACTTGACATGCTCTTACTTTAGATGCACATGTCTGCACCTTCTACTATAAAAGTTTCTGCATCACGGGTTAGAGTAATTTAAGATATTGTCTTgttagaaaaattataaaaaaaatttgcaatttCCCTAAATTAAGACCTTATAGCAAAATTATCATATTTACGACACAAATTTAGTATTTACTTGGAAGATTCAACTTGGTTGTAAATCCTCTAATCTTTTAAAAAGTATCAATTTAATCTATGAAGCACGAATTCAGGAGCAAGAACAAGGATTCAAGAACAGCAAATTCGGCGAttcgtcaaaactcaaaaagCTCTAATTTGGGAGCTACATTGATTtgacaattaaaaatattaaaataattttagtaaTAACAAATGTTCCAACTGGTCTATTACtattagaccaactccaacccttggagtaaGTCTCAAAATTTACCTTCTATTCCCCCACCCCCctccacaccccccccccccccccaaaaaaaaaaaacactccaACCTTTCGCCTAAAATTGGGTTATGggctaaaactaaaaaattggCCAAATTCCGGCCAAGATTTGAGTTTGCGTTAGTGGGCTGGCCCACGTCTGAGCGTGGCCACGACCAGTTTTTTTAAAACCACATGGGATTGACGCGCCATTTACAATCCCACACCCCCCCACTTTTCCAAAACAAGCAGCAAGGGGACCCACCCATGTGGGCATGTCGAGGAAGACATATGAGCCCAATGGCTCTTCATTTCATCTAACGGTGCAAAGCAATGGACCGTTGGTTCCATCCAACGGTTCAGATTTAAACTTTGTTAATTtccaattttatatttataaatttgttgAATCTGACGGCCGATATCtaatataatcaaatccaacggtataaaaaaagatctaacaactcaaatttaaattcaacggctaaaataatcttaaaaaaaatatttaactcaaaattcacccaaatttagtgatttttcaatatttatcggaatccaaaatatttttaggttaaaatgttcataaaattaaattcggatagtgtacataatttttttcaaaaaaaaaaaattacttaaaaaaaattagcctaaatttattctttaataattttgggctaaaaaatttaggccataattgttggagcagaaaagttatttttgggttaaaacttaaattttataggctaaaaattttagattttacttcaagagttggagatggtcttaggagTCTTATTATTTAGTATTTTTctattaataattttatttagtaTGTATTTATATTGAGAAGGGAGGAAATAGaaactgtcacatcctggcccgggcgggaccacttcccgggcccgctccaccaccgtagcacgatattgtccgctttgggcttaccattccctcacggttttgtttttgggaactcacgagcaacttcccagtgggtcacccatcatgggattgctctagccctcttctcgcttaacttcggagttcctacggaacccgaagccagtgagctcccaaaaggcctcgtactaggtggggattggaatatacatttaaggatcactcccctgggcgatgtgggatgtcacaatccaccccccttagggacccaacgtcctcgtcggcacaccacggctagggttaggctctgataccaaattgtcacatcccggcctggggcggatcacttcccgggcccgctccaccaccatagcacgatattgtccgctttgggcttaccattccctcacggttttgtttttgggaactcacgagcaacttcccagtgggtcacccatcatgggattgctctagccctcttctcgcttaacttcgaagttcctacgaaacccgaagccagtgagctcccaaaatgcctcgtgctaggtaaggatgggaatatacatttaaggatcactcccctgggcgatgtgggatgtcacaatcgggttgttgcagccgcttcccgttccagagtggaaatgggaaaatatcactatggattttgtgtacaagttgccgcgcacacataatggctttgatggcatttgggtgatcgttgatcggttcactaagtcggcacattttattccaatgagaaagaagtattctttgggccgtttagcggagttgtttatctcgaagattgtaaagtatcatggtgtccctgtgagtattgtctcggatcatgatccacgatttacatcgaaattttgggtggcttttcaggaagctttgggcacgagattactttacagtacAGCGTATCATCCACAaacggacggacagtcagagagaactattcagactttggaggatatgttgcgagcttcggtgttgcagtttagtgatgcttggcaccagcggttggatatgatggaatttgcttacaacaacagttttcattcgagcattggcatggcgccatttgaggcattgtatggtagatcttgtcgcacaccgttgtgttggtcagaagttggagaaagagttttagtgggtccagagattgttgaggagactactcagaatgttcaggtaattaagtctaacctgaaagcagcccaggacaggcagaagagtttagcagatcggcatgctacggacagagtgtatgaggtcggagattgggtatttctgaagctttcaccgtggagaggtgtcgtgcggtttggaaagaaggggaagttgagtcccaggtacatcggaccatacatggtcacataacgtgttggtgaggtagcttacaggttggagttgcctccggagttggctagagtgcataacgtttttcacgtgtctatgctccgacattatgttgctgatccatctcacgtgatacctcctcaaccgttagatattaatccagatttgacgtatgacgaggaaccggtgacgatcatcgaCTGGaaggagaaggttctgaggaacgagacggtgaacttagtgaaagttttgtggaggaatcattcagtcgaggaagctacttgggagacagaagatcggatgagggatttgtatcctcgattgttctttgaccactaggggttgctgcttggttgttttgaatttcgggacgaaattctattaaggtgggtaggttgtgacagcccgtcccaaaaTTCATgttaacgtacgtgtgaaattacaacttTGCCCCTAATTCGTTtcgttatgtttttttttttttggttccttGGTGTGATGTTGGCAGgtgctgggccacacacacactctcactgtctctatccctttctctgtctctttccctgtctctctctctctcccgagctccattctttcttcttcttccttcgaactcgtacggacacacacacaactacACTAAATCAttacagatcgaggaaactaagggCACAGTCGAGATCGTGAAGTTCGTGGGAGCACaatcgtaccattttcaggtaagaaatccgttgttttcacgtcgattcggcAATGGCAgaattgtgtactgttcatgcaaacattAATCTagcacgtttttgggattttgaagctcgtagatgtcttagtgaggttcccaggagtcCCGGAGTAattcgttggacaaatttggacgtcggaatagcctggttcgaagttggccggttttggtttgtgtggacaggtatgatcttgTGGTTTTTAGCCCTCAAAACTTGTTTGGatgtgttctactagtctagggcttcattttggctcgccggagaaggtgacggaatattccgtcaaatctgatggaatattcctgacgccgttgaaggaatccgttagaaccaacggaatattcctcacgacgtcagttgacgccgtcagcgtgccaggcacgtgcctgcgcgtggccggcgcgtgtggccgtgccttggccggcgcgtgggggcgcgtgcggcggagaaatttttttctaaaaatatggttgtgatcctgaagttgtgtagagcacgttggtatattcatttgtccattttgagcaatgtatgagaagttattacgagaagttggttatgtgctttaaaatttacgtttttatagttatttcgcatataggtgacacgtaccccgaggacgagcgtgtgcactcgaggcaggggggctacgacccttccacataccagtgagtgggcttttggttttccgtatatacctatatacatttatattcccagaaattgattaaaaatgattatttgttttatgccatgcaccatattattatcgtttatgcatcatcacatgcattagtattggcatacatatacatatgcatattgggtgctgtggacgcacaggtaagtgccaggtaattgttgttcatatttacattcagcagtagtttgagatgcttagagagctcataacctgcacccccggtgttagtgctcccgcccagagtagggcacagtccttcacatgatgttcacctctcacaccacacgctcagcttggatccaagttaggtgcacaatcctgtcgtacagaccacattaggtggttccgactcgtaggtgatccgcgattattcgcacagccttcacgtgatcgtagcactagagcgtacatatgtattacacccaggcctgtcgtacagaccactttaggtggttccgactcgtgggcaggttcagttattgagtttgggatttgagctctatatgcagccgtacaggtcacgttaggtgactccggctgccagattacatgttattgttatgatttatacctgagcacttgcatttcattatgatgattttgacatggcatattcttgagcatgattggcatatctatacatacgtacatatgttatgttctgggaagtatacaggttttacggcgaggggttagattgtgttttattaaatggtttttgaaaagatttgtttttgcccactcacacttttgttttgcgcccctccaggttctagttgcttagcagtttcggtggtttcccagagggttcttccggcttttctgacagacattcaccagcgtagggtcaccttcgggtgtacttttgtcgaGTCATtctcttttggactgctgtagacttgctctgaatttgtgcctcacacgctagcacttgtttttactactttgtatgctagtttttaattattcgtactttttatattactatcttattagcttccgcacgtgcacatggttacgtcaccttcgtgtgacggccagcacgccctgatctcggtcggggtgtgtcagaaaCAGTATTAAATAAAATGATAGGATTTCAACTTTTTATTCTTCCTCGTCGCCATATGCTTTGTACAAGAGAATGGCTTctcttttccaagattgcataAGCTTGAGAGCTTTGGCAACGCACGGAGCCCGTAAAATTGAAGGGAATCTAATGaatgtttggtatcctattcaaaatttcatcatttcttaacaacatattttaaaaacaattttcgtTAAGAtccaaaaacttgattggtatgagatttaaaattgttttcaaattttaataattaaaagaaaaggaaaattatcTTGCAACAACTCCCCACTACACAATTCAATTGGACAGACAGAGATATTTAAAAAGGTCAGAGAGAGGGAGATCAaagagaaagatgagagagGGTGAGGAATCCgggatcctctttgtaaggatctaatcgtgttcatcgtacattgtgagatcataaatcattttaaatttttttattcaaaattaaacataaacaatacTTGAAGAAAATTGAACGCACGAACGGACATGATTCTTGCATCTCCGGGATCTTCACAAAAATAAtatggagaggatcctgttgggagagcgagagagatgagagagaaagaacaaAGAGATGACAgagaaataagagagagaatCAGAAGAGGAGGGGGGATGTGAGAGAAATAGGAGAGAGATTCTGGAGGAGGGgaggagagaaaaagaaaggagagagaaagagagaaacgaGAAAGAGCAAAGATGAAAGAGAGGAGAGACTAGAGAGAGCAAGGGACACGATTCACGCATTTTAAGGAACTTTACAAAGAGAATATGGAGATGATCCTATTGGTATAGCGAGAGAGATAAGAGAAAGAACAAAGAAATGATAGAGAAATATGAGAGAAAtttagaggaggaggaggggatgAGAGAGAAATAGCAGACAAAGTAAAGATATTCTGGAGGAGGGGAagagggaaaaagaaaggagagagagagaaacgagAAAGAGCAAAGATGACAGAAAGAGCAAAGGTGAGAGATTAGTAGGAGGAGGGGatgagagagaaaaaggagaCATGAGAGAAATTTGGAGGGGAGGAAATACTAAGGGTAAGAATCGTAAGATAGGATAAAGAGAAAAATTGGAAGTGAGAGGAGATGAGAGAGAAAAGTAGTGGGTTTGGAATTGGGAGCGAGAAGAGATGAAAGAGAAAAGTAGTGGGTTTGGAATTGGGAGTgagagaagatgagagagaggaaagtagtgggtttgaattttgagtttaaaaactctaaaaaaatattttttgtgttttttagaagtatgttaattttcaagttagttttgagttcagttttttaaaacaGTCATACCAAACAAGTATTCAAGTTGTAGaactttaaaaatatttttgagttttaaaagttgaattcaaataGAATACCAAAAATGCCATAAATTGAAAGGGTTCTTGATGAATTGCAGCCGCTTGGAGTCGCTCCCTCAATCTATTTTAAGCCAATTGGAGCCGTTTTCAAGCCGAATTCTTAGCAAATCCAGAGAATTTGCCGCTCGAAGAGAGCAATTTTGTCACCAACTCAAAGCTCCCGTGCTTCATGGTTTGGCAGCAAGAGGAAAACTGACACAATgcaaagtttgaaaaatgtcATAAATTCAtggtatttaaatttaatttacttttaatttatgataatagaataaaaaaaaagaattttaacgaaaaactcatggtactatttactttaacgaaaaatcatatttttacactaaaaagtcaatcctggtactattcactttaccttttattttatccttatcattaaaactcaaagttttcaaatcatttttattagtttttcttgaaaaaaataacactctagttttttaaatataaattacaCATTGGTGCGGAAAACAACCATGCATGTTCACCATGATGTGAGTTTGATTCTCACTAATTCCGCTTTCCCTAACAACTAACTATATAATCGACTAACGTTATTGTtatactaatatatatatatatatatatgtaaatggATTACATTAACATAATTAAATCATCCTTTTAGACTTTAATTTATTGATTCAAGGCCTAGTTACAGTTGTTAATAATGCTACAACAAAATTGAAACTACAACACCAAGAAATTGGTTCCATAATATAGGGTccacaaatattattttggcAAAGCAATTCAaagttttttaaataaaattattagcaCTCATTCATTTGTCTCTTATCTTTCTCTTGGCTCATTTTCTAAACCTTGTCTATTTTTTAGGAGAAAAGAACACATGATGAAGTAGCATGATCAATAGCCACTGACCAATAGGCATGCTGCTGCAGCTGCTCCCCTCCCAAACCTTCATTATCAAAGGCGATGGGAGGTGATAAAATGGTAAGATGCTGTCCGTTTTCCTTTCTGGCAGTGAAGAAAATTTTCTtatgattattttaaaaattaaaatgttcattGAGAAATACCAAAATACCGAAGGAAATGAGAATCAAGGAATATTGTAGGTTGCGCAGTTGATTTAAGTAGTGTGTCTTATATCTTGCAGCTAAGTTTTTAGTGATTATAGTAATTAGAATATCTTATCGTACCATTTTAACTTGAAATAGAATTTCAACGAACGAAGGCTACCCCGAGCGTCTTGATTTTATTCTGGAACAAAAAGTTGAGCTGGCTGATCAGAACACCAGCAAAACATTTGAGAATTTTCCTTTATATCCCATAATTGGTGGAGAAAAGTGTGAAAATTACATCCAAAGTTGACAAAAAATATGTTCCTCGTTTAATCAAACAATTTTTGTTCACGAATTAGAGAggaaagaaagttgagattttattataaaaacaaGTGATAATATACGAAGTAGTTAAACTTACTTATAAATTCATGTAAAAtccattttatattaatatttgaTTCATTCTCAATACGTCATCTTACATGTGGTGAATTTAAACTTAACACGTGAACAATACAAATAAAATGACATGATACGTGTGTGAGCGGCTTAAAATGTATTAATTTTGACTTGCTTTTTGCAATAATTGAGAGGCCAAAAGGCCTACAAAGTGACGTTGACTAGAAAGTGAAAAAAGATCTACTCTATAGAACCTCTGAAAATATCTAGTGGGAAATTTCAAGTTTTCTGTAAGTAACTACTGCAGTTGCATTTAATGGGATCGATCAAACTATATGTCCCAGTCCCTTACTATTTCATTGATGATtataaactttttatattttgacaaaaaaaaaaaaactcaatatttattggaacAGAGATGAAAAGAGAAGAGTTTGTGTTCTTTTATCGTTTTTTGTTAGGggccaaaaaaattagagaataaGCTTACATGAAACGAAAATGTTAAAGTGATAATATCTCAAATTAATTATGTGATGTTATGTCGAGTATTAAACTTGTGCCATGACAAGTTTGAGCAGCATTAACCAAGCAACCTCGTTTTATGTAAttctt
This region includes:
- the LOC137727969 gene encoding protein EXORDIUM-like 5, with product MPLTNFTSHLLRLLLLTTTTVFANAAATPSVQTLNTHELFNPKLPPRTLSSNKKFEGSSNLVDLRYHMGPVLSSSPINIYLIWYGKWAAPQKLLITDFIHSISAAPSVSPSPSPSVAEWWQTVSLYTDQTGANVSRAVVVAGQYSDMKYSQGNHLTRLSVQQVIASAVRSAPFPVDHKHGVYLILTSEDVTVQDFCRAVCGFHYFTFPSMVGYTLPYAWIGNSGKQCPEVCAYPFAVPGYMGGGVPGALSPPNRDVGVDGMISVIGHELAELSSNPLVNAWYAGEDPTAPTEIGDLCEGLYGTGGGGGYIGQVMRDREGKTFNVNGSKGRKFLLQWIWSPVLNACAGPNALD